A portion of the Burkholderia sp. GAS332 genome contains these proteins:
- a CDS encoding itaconyl-CoA hydratase: protein MSESIAAYRKIAENRFREVSGLYYEDFEIGNTYEHRPGRTITDVDNIWMTLLTMNTQPVHFDQAYASHTEWKKMLVDSTFTLALLTGMSVRTVSAKVVANLGWNNVRATHPVFAGDTLYAESTVLEKRESKSRPTQGIVTVLTRGINQDGKLVMSFERTMLIYRRGHSPEAEANY from the coding sequence ATGAGCGAATCCATCGCTGCCTACCGCAAGATCGCGGAGAACCGCTTTCGCGAGGTTTCCGGCCTTTACTACGAAGACTTCGAGATCGGAAACACCTACGAGCATCGCCCGGGCCGGACGATCACGGACGTCGACAACATCTGGATGACCCTGCTCACCATGAACACGCAGCCAGTGCACTTCGACCAGGCCTACGCGAGTCACACCGAGTGGAAGAAGATGCTGGTGGACAGCACCTTCACGCTCGCGCTGCTGACGGGCATGAGCGTTCGCACCGTGAGCGCCAAGGTGGTGGCCAATCTCGGCTGGAACAACGTGCGCGCAACGCATCCGGTCTTTGCGGGCGACACGCTTTATGCGGAATCGACGGTGCTGGAAAAGCGCGAATCGAAAAGCCGTCCCACGCAAGGCATCGTGACGGTTCTCACGCGTGGCATCAATCAGGACGGGAAGCTGGTGATGTCGTTCGAGCGCACGATGCTGATCTACCGGCGCGGACATTCGCCGGAAGCGGAAGCCAATTACTAA
- a CDS encoding (S)-citramalyl-CoA lyase, with product MNTRDVETKTRSWLFTPATRPERFAKAGPAGADVLIVDLEDAVRPEEKTIARRQLGDLLSQPFNSTAALAVRINTPNSRNGLDDLAVLLDAAFQPAFIVIPKVEAAHTVLQVEALLREVASDARVVPLVESRKGVVVLPEVLATASRVAAVMFGAGDYAGDVGVQPASFALSVARVQISAACVASGIRAIDAPCFEIGNSAVLEHEIGFAAANGFDGKAAIHPSHIGPINAAMTPDAAKIDWAHRVIEAAREGAAVVDGRMVDEAIAREARRVLSRA from the coding sequence ATGAATACTCGCGACGTCGAGACGAAAACCCGGTCCTGGCTGTTCACTCCTGCGACGCGCCCCGAGCGTTTCGCCAAAGCCGGCCCGGCGGGGGCCGATGTGCTGATCGTGGATCTGGAGGACGCCGTGCGTCCCGAAGAAAAGACCATCGCCCGCCGCCAGTTGGGCGACCTGCTCAGCCAGCCGTTCAACTCTACCGCCGCGCTCGCGGTGCGCATCAATACGCCGAACTCGCGCAACGGTCTGGACGACCTTGCCGTGCTGCTCGATGCGGCATTTCAACCGGCTTTCATCGTGATTCCTAAGGTGGAGGCAGCACATACGGTCCTGCAGGTCGAAGCGCTGCTTCGCGAAGTCGCGAGCGACGCGCGCGTGGTGCCGCTGGTGGAATCGCGCAAGGGCGTCGTGGTGCTGCCGGAGGTGCTTGCCACCGCCTCGCGTGTCGCGGCGGTCATGTTCGGCGCGGGGGACTATGCCGGGGACGTTGGCGTGCAGCCTGCGTCGTTCGCGCTTTCTGTCGCACGCGTGCAGATTTCGGCCGCGTGCGTGGCGAGCGGCATACGCGCCATCGACGCGCCATGCTTCGAAATCGGCAATAGCGCCGTACTCGAGCACGAAATCGGGTTTGCGGCCGCGAACGGGTTCGACGGCAAGGCGGCCATCCACCCTTCCCACATCGGACCCATCAACGCGGCCATGACACCGGACGCCGCAAAGATCGACTGGGCGCACCGCGTGATCGAGGCCGCACGAGAAGGTGCAGCGGTGGTCGACGGCCGTATGGTCGACGAGGCGATCGCCCGTGAGGCGCGGCGCGTTTTGTCGCGTGCCTAA
- a CDS encoding transcriptional regulator, LysR family — MHFGLVDLQTFVAVAEAGSLTHGSARVNLSLAAVSARIRQMEEAVGVPLLERRPHGIRVTEAGQTFLRHARTTLGALQRMTDDLAQFSQGMRGTIRILSNTNALVETLPGPLSRFLCDNPNINIEIEQRPSDEIIAAIAEGVADIGIIASPPEGVALTTFPFATDRLCAVVPAVDERFALQREIAFADLIEADFVGHERGSSIQVFLEYQAKRLHRSLRHRIQLGNFASICRLVENGVGVAVLPESAARRFQRSMRVRLLRITDAWAVRKILICVNDLERLPSSTRRLVEHLARLGAATG; from the coding sequence ATGCATTTTGGCCTTGTCGACCTTCAAACCTTCGTTGCCGTCGCCGAAGCTGGCAGCCTTACGCACGGCTCAGCCCGCGTCAACCTCTCGCTCGCGGCAGTCAGTGCGCGTATCCGGCAGATGGAGGAGGCGGTAGGTGTGCCGCTGCTGGAGCGTCGGCCTCACGGCATACGCGTCACGGAGGCGGGGCAGACCTTCCTGCGCCACGCGCGGACCACCCTCGGCGCGCTACAACGCATGACGGACGACCTCGCACAGTTCTCCCAGGGGATGCGGGGGACCATCCGCATCCTCTCGAACACGAATGCACTTGTCGAGACGCTGCCTGGCCCGCTTAGCCGCTTTCTCTGCGACAACCCCAACATCAACATCGAAATCGAGCAGCGTCCGAGCGATGAGATCATCGCGGCCATTGCGGAAGGCGTGGCCGATATCGGCATCATCGCTTCGCCGCCCGAGGGCGTGGCGCTCACGACGTTTCCCTTTGCCACCGACCGCCTGTGCGCGGTTGTGCCCGCAGTCGACGAACGCTTCGCGCTGCAGCGGGAGATCGCCTTTGCCGATCTTATCGAAGCTGATTTCGTTGGTCACGAACGCGGCTCGTCGATTCAGGTGTTCCTCGAATATCAGGCGAAGCGGCTGCATCGCAGCTTGCGGCACCGCATCCAGCTTGGCAACTTCGCGTCGATTTGCCGCCTGGTCGAAAACGGCGTGGGCGTCGCGGTACTCCCTGAGTCGGCGGCGCGGCGGTTTCAACGCTCGATGCGGGTGCGTCTGCTGCGCATCACCGACGCGTGGGCCGTGCGCAAGATCCTGATCTGCGTAAACGACCTCGAGCGGCTGCCTTCCTCCACCCGGCGGCTCGTCGAACATCTCGCGCGCCTTGGCGCCGCCACCGGCTGA
- a CDS encoding diguanylate cyclase (GGDEF) domain-containing protein: MIRITRSLLAKPALFIFAGIGITLATTGVTAVALYQMRLDAMAQARDTAQNLVISLQKETERNLDICQLAMRDVVTSMTAPSIGQLTPDARQLIAFSAANNVRELGAIFAADAAGNSVLDSRWTVPPKLNVSDRDFFQVQQQQKGAGLYLSKPFVPRVGNSGQPSIALSLRLDDANGHFAGIVAGTLRLSYFHQLFEDSILGAHGTLTLLRTDGTVLMRQPYRRDDIGSTLAGGHSFPPLVQSAHGTYVDVAVLDHIERLYSFRRIGDYPLVVVVGLATEDIYAGWRKRAFAIGIVTAMLDVLTIMLSMMFSGQLRRRLAMERQLQTLAWFDALTGLPNRAQLNKETLRILTDASRNSSQFAILFIDLDRFKRVNDTQGHSAGDEVLSEIARRLRNCIRGEDVIGRLGGDEFLAVLQNCDVHRAAHLAARILQALYQPITVNAKYDTRITLSASIGVSLYPYDGQDADTLLRNADMAMYKAKSTGRNQVHFYAPLYERQAKEQLELEIALQRALQGSALSVAYQPKVDVTGTLHGAEALVRWNDKKLGIVPPDRFIAIAEESGLIAELDAWVLNEACRQLAEWRAEGIDVANISVNVCAADFKRPDYAGFIASTLQAHGLEPADLILEMTERVLFDESADDIRTSLDAIHALGIALSIDDFGTGYSSLSYLHRFPVKELKIDRSFVRGIGADAMAESLAQTVINIGNVLKLSVIAEGVETQGQRDFLHHHGCLMYQGYLYSPPLQPGDFARWAETHRQQTPISESG; encoded by the coding sequence ATGATTCGAATCACGAGGTCCCTACTGGCAAAACCGGCCCTGTTCATTTTCGCCGGGATCGGGATCACGCTTGCCACCACCGGCGTCACGGCAGTCGCGTTGTACCAAATGAGGCTTGACGCCATGGCGCAGGCCCGCGATACCGCACAGAACCTCGTGATCTCCCTGCAGAAGGAGACCGAGCGCAATCTCGACATCTGCCAACTTGCCATGCGGGATGTCGTGACAAGTATGACGGCCCCCAGTATCGGCCAACTCACTCCCGATGCCCGCCAGCTCATCGCTTTCAGCGCGGCCAATAATGTCAGGGAACTGGGCGCGATATTCGCAGCAGATGCGGCTGGCAACAGCGTCCTCGACTCCCGTTGGACTGTGCCGCCCAAGCTCAATGTAAGCGACCGCGATTTCTTTCAGGTTCAACAACAGCAGAAAGGGGCTGGCTTGTATCTCAGCAAGCCCTTCGTGCCACGCGTGGGCAACTCTGGGCAACCGTCGATCGCGCTGAGCCTGCGTCTTGATGATGCCAATGGCCACTTCGCCGGCATTGTTGCAGGTACGCTCCGGCTAAGCTATTTCCACCAGCTCTTCGAAGACTCGATACTCGGCGCTCACGGAACCCTTACCCTGTTGCGCACAGACGGGACTGTCCTGATGCGTCAACCGTATCGCCGGGACGATATAGGCAGCACGCTCGCGGGCGGCCATTCCTTTCCCCCGCTCGTGCAATCGGCTCACGGAACTTATGTCGACGTTGCCGTGCTCGACCACATCGAGCGCCTATACAGCTTCAGGCGGATCGGGGACTATCCACTGGTCGTGGTCGTTGGTCTTGCGACTGAGGATATCTACGCCGGGTGGCGTAAGCGGGCGTTTGCGATTGGTATCGTGACTGCCATGCTGGATGTGCTTACCATCATGCTGTCTATGATGTTCAGCGGACAATTGCGCAGGCGACTCGCCATGGAGCGTCAGTTGCAGACGCTGGCATGGTTCGATGCCTTGACCGGCTTGCCCAACCGGGCACAACTCAACAAGGAAACGCTCCGTATCCTGACGGACGCCAGCCGGAATTCGTCACAGTTCGCGATACTGTTCATCGATCTGGACCGTTTCAAGCGCGTCAACGACACGCAGGGACATTCCGCCGGTGACGAAGTGTTGAGCGAAATCGCGCGGCGTTTGCGCAATTGCATCCGGGGTGAGGACGTGATCGGCCGCCTCGGTGGAGACGAGTTCCTGGCCGTCCTGCAAAATTGTGACGTACATAGGGCAGCCCACTTAGCCGCGCGCATCCTGCAGGCCCTGTACCAGCCTATCACCGTCAACGCAAAGTACGACACCCGCATCACGCTCAGTGCGAGCATCGGCGTCTCACTGTATCCCTACGACGGGCAGGACGCCGATACATTGCTACGTAATGCAGACATGGCGATGTACAAGGCGAAGAGCACGGGACGTAATCAGGTGCATTTCTACGCTCCGCTGTATGAGCGTCAGGCCAAAGAGCAGCTCGAACTGGAAATCGCGCTGCAGCGAGCCTTGCAAGGGAGCGCCCTGAGCGTCGCCTACCAGCCCAAGGTCGATGTGACGGGAACACTGCACGGAGCCGAAGCTTTGGTTCGGTGGAACGACAAGAAACTGGGGATCGTTCCGCCAGACCGCTTCATCGCCATCGCGGAAGAAAGCGGCCTGATCGCCGAACTGGATGCCTGGGTGCTGAACGAGGCCTGCCGTCAACTCGCTGAGTGGCGCGCCGAGGGCATCGATGTAGCAAACATATCAGTGAATGTCTGTGCCGCTGACTTCAAGCGTCCAGATTATGCTGGCTTTATCGCGTCCACCCTGCAGGCTCATGGTCTGGAGCCTGCAGACCTCATTCTGGAAATGACCGAGCGAGTTCTGTTTGACGAGTCGGCCGATGACATTCGCACATCGCTCGATGCAATACATGCCCTTGGAATAGCGCTGTCGATCGATGACTTCGGTACGGGCTACTCGTCCCTAAGCTATCTGCACCGATTCCCCGTCAAAGAACTGAAGATTGACAGAAGCTTTGTGCGGGGTATCGGGGCCGATGCAATGGCCGAATCTCTGGCACAGACGGTAATAAATATTGGCAACGTGCTTAAGCTGAGCGTCATCGCTGAAGGCGTGGAAACGCAGGGACAGCGCGACTTCCTGCATCACCACGGTTGCCTGATGTACCAGGGATATCTATACTCGCCGCCGCTGCAACCGGGAGACTTTGCGCGCTGGGCAGAAACGCATCGGCAGCAAACACCCATTAGCGAATCAGGCTGA
- a CDS encoding Sugar phosphate permease translates to MQNTHIAQPPKTRWYDGLTSTHWRVLRGAFLGWIFDGFEALALVVVLAPMLKSVLTPAQALSTPVYAGGVIGITLLGWGAGGMVGGILADYVGRKRMMLWSVFLYALFSGLTAFSNTFAVLCLLRFLTGLAMGSEWSTGVALVSETWPEHARAKGAGFLQSGFGWGTLLAAVVWYALASTQPLGGETWRLMFIAGALPAFFVLYLRRGLSESEKWKQAVKEQRWNATSDEAIRYTSRPGKQNARPFTLKQLFTEREALRRTLLTTVLSIVATTGWWAISSWLPTYTVALAKATGVADAVAWGSRISILYTAGAIVAYLAAGFIVDSIGRRAFLSATFVGSLITTIITYRYTATVSGMVIIAPINGFFTLGCGYAWMAIYPCELFTSTVRSTAISFVFNAARLIAWVFPIISGSMIKAFGGVSHAALIMSSCYLIGIIVPWFLPETRGKGMPE, encoded by the coding sequence ATGCAAAACACCCATATCGCGCAGCCGCCTAAAACACGCTGGTACGACGGGCTGACGAGTACGCACTGGCGCGTGCTGCGAGGCGCCTTCCTCGGCTGGATCTTCGACGGTTTCGAGGCGCTCGCGCTCGTGGTCGTGCTCGCGCCGATGCTCAAATCGGTGCTGACGCCGGCCCAGGCCCTCTCGACGCCCGTCTATGCGGGTGGCGTGATCGGCATCACCTTGCTCGGTTGGGGCGCGGGCGGCATGGTCGGCGGCATTCTCGCCGACTACGTCGGGCGCAAACGTATGATGCTGTGGTCAGTATTCCTCTACGCCTTGTTCTCCGGGCTGACCGCCTTTTCCAACACCTTCGCCGTGCTATGCCTGTTGCGATTTCTCACCGGGCTTGCAATGGGCAGCGAATGGAGCACAGGCGTCGCGCTGGTGTCGGAGACCTGGCCGGAACATGCCCGCGCCAAGGGTGCCGGCTTCCTGCAATCCGGTTTTGGCTGGGGCACGCTGCTCGCCGCCGTGGTGTGGTACGCGCTGGCTTCCACGCAACCGCTGGGTGGGGAAACGTGGCGTCTGATGTTCATCGCCGGTGCGCTGCCCGCGTTCTTCGTGCTCTACCTGCGCCGTGGGTTGAGCGAGTCGGAGAAGTGGAAACAGGCCGTGAAGGAACAGCGCTGGAATGCGACCTCCGACGAGGCTATCCGGTACACCTCGCGACCTGGCAAGCAGAACGCCCGCCCCTTTACGCTCAAGCAACTGTTCACCGAGCGCGAGGCGCTTCGCCGCACGCTGCTGACGACGGTTCTGTCGATCGTCGCCACGACCGGCTGGTGGGCGATCTCTAGCTGGCTACCGACCTATACGGTTGCGCTCGCGAAAGCGACGGGCGTGGCCGATGCCGTCGCGTGGGGCTCGCGGATTTCGATCCTCTATACGGCGGGCGCGATCGTCGCCTATCTCGCAGCGGGCTTCATCGTCGACTCGATCGGCCGGCGCGCATTCCTGAGCGCGACCTTCGTCGGCTCGCTGATCACCACGATCATCACCTATCGCTACACCGCGACGGTGAGCGGCATGGTCATCATCGCGCCGATCAACGGGTTTTTCACGCTGGGATGCGGGTACGCGTGGATGGCGATCTATCCGTGCGAACTGTTCACGTCGACGGTTCGCTCGACCGCGATCAGTTTCGTCTTCAACGCCGCACGCCTGATCGCATGGGTCTTCCCGATCATCTCCGGTTCGATGATCAAGGCATTCGGTGGCGTATCGCATGCCGCGCTCATCATGAGCTCGTGCTATCTGATAGGCATCATCGTTCCGTGGTTCCTTCCTGAAACGCGTGGCAAGGGTATGCCGGAATGA
- a CDS encoding hydroxymethylglutaryl-CoA lyase: MNIWNGERRRIYMQEVGTRDGFQSEGTFVETRDKIALIDALSETGMAKIEVTAFVSPQAIPALRDAEIVMREIKRKPGVVYTALVPNLRGAERAIEARADELNLVMSATESHNLSNLRMTREQSFNGLKQVAGIARDAGLAVNISLSCAFGCPMEGDVPTDTVIEWTRRFIEEGGAQGVTLCDTTGMAYPQQVAALTARCVERWPQTEFTLHFHNTRGMGLANVLAAIDAGADRFDASLGGIGGCPYAPGASGNVCSEEIVHALELMGYDTGVDLGALIDASKRLPALIGHDTPSQIVKAGRRLDLHPLPADFAAIRERAMQRDASAQSRA; encoded by the coding sequence ATGAACATCTGGAACGGAGAACGCCGGCGCATTTACATGCAGGAAGTCGGCACGCGCGATGGTTTTCAGTCGGAAGGCACGTTCGTCGAGACCCGCGACAAGATTGCGCTGATCGATGCGCTTTCCGAAACAGGCATGGCGAAGATCGAGGTGACGGCTTTCGTGTCGCCGCAAGCGATTCCCGCGTTACGCGACGCCGAGATCGTGATGCGTGAGATCAAGCGCAAGCCGGGCGTCGTCTATACGGCACTCGTGCCGAACCTGCGCGGCGCCGAACGCGCAATTGAGGCGCGCGCGGACGAGCTGAATCTCGTGATGTCGGCAACCGAGAGCCACAACCTGTCCAACCTGCGGATGACGCGCGAGCAGTCGTTCAATGGGCTCAAGCAGGTTGCCGGCATCGCCCGCGATGCCGGACTCGCGGTCAACATCTCGCTATCGTGCGCATTCGGCTGCCCGATGGAGGGCGACGTACCGACAGATACTGTGATCGAGTGGACGCGACGCTTCATTGAGGAAGGCGGCGCGCAAGGCGTCACGCTATGCGACACGACCGGCATGGCCTATCCGCAGCAGGTCGCCGCGCTGACAGCGCGATGCGTCGAGCGCTGGCCTCAGACCGAGTTCACGCTGCACTTTCATAACACGCGCGGCATGGGCCTTGCCAACGTACTCGCCGCGATCGATGCGGGCGCCGACCGCTTCGACGCGTCGCTGGGCGGCATCGGGGGGTGTCCCTATGCGCCGGGCGCCAGCGGCAACGTATGCAGCGAGGAGATCGTGCACGCGCTCGAACTGATGGGCTACGACACAGGCGTCGATCTGGGCGCGCTCATCGACGCATCGAAGCGCTTGCCGGCGCTGATCGGCCACGATACGCCGAGCCAGATCGTGAAGGCCGGGCGGCGGCTCGACCTGCATCCACTCCCGGCCGACTTTGCCGCGATCCGTGAGCGAGCCATGCAGCGTGACGCATCCGCTCAATCGCGTGCCTGA
- a CDS encoding formyl-CoA transferase yields MNSQLSFPGTPAALKGVRVIEMGQLIAGPFAGKTLGEFGAEVIKIEPPGAGDPLRNWRLMKDGTSVWWQVQSRNKRSLALDLRTPEGQTIARQLIAEADVLIENFRPGTLEGWGMGYEQLAELNPRLIMLRISGYGQTGPYRDLPGFGSIGEAVGGLRHLTGEPSRVPVRCGISIGDTLAALHGVIGVLTALYHRDVNGGKGQVIDVALHEAVFNVMESLIPEYSAFGAVREAAGSALPGIAPSNAYRCDDGYVLIAGNGDSIFKRLMIAIGRKDLADAPALANNAGRVAQVDELDQAIEAWTAQRSTEDVLATLTEARVPAGKIYTARDIAEDPHYRARDMILRQTTRDGYDVDVPGIVPKLMGTPGSVRSSAPKLGDDTEDILREIGLSESRIAELRDKGAIA; encoded by the coding sequence CAGCCAACTTTCTTTTCCAGGCACGCCCGCCGCGCTTAAAGGCGTGCGGGTGATCGAGATGGGTCAACTGATTGCCGGCCCGTTCGCCGGCAAGACGCTCGGCGAATTCGGCGCCGAGGTCATCAAGATCGAGCCGCCGGGTGCCGGCGATCCGCTGCGCAACTGGCGGCTGATGAAAGACGGTACGTCCGTGTGGTGGCAGGTGCAGTCGCGCAATAAGCGCTCACTGGCGCTCGATCTGCGCACCCCTGAAGGCCAGACCATCGCGCGCCAGTTGATTGCCGAGGCCGACGTCCTCATCGAGAACTTCCGGCCGGGCACGCTCGAAGGCTGGGGGATGGGCTACGAGCAACTGGCCGAGCTGAACCCCCGGCTCATCATGCTTCGTATCTCGGGGTATGGCCAGACGGGACCCTACCGCGATTTGCCGGGCTTCGGCTCGATCGGCGAAGCGGTCGGTGGCCTGCGTCATCTGACCGGGGAACCCAGCCGCGTGCCGGTGCGCTGCGGCATCTCGATCGGCGATACGCTCGCCGCACTGCATGGCGTGATCGGCGTGCTCACCGCGCTCTATCACCGCGACGTGAACGGCGGCAAGGGGCAAGTCATCGACGTCGCGCTTCACGAAGCGGTCTTCAACGTGATGGAGAGCCTGATTCCCGAGTACAGCGCGTTCGGGGCGGTCCGCGAAGCCGCCGGTAGCGCCCTGCCCGGCATCGCCCCCTCCAATGCGTATCGATGTGACGATGGCTATGTGCTCATCGCCGGCAACGGCGACAGCATCTTCAAGCGGCTCATGATTGCGATCGGCCGCAAGGATCTGGCGGACGCCCCCGCGCTCGCGAACAACGCCGGGCGTGTCGCGCAGGTTGACGAACTGGACCAGGCCATTGAAGCGTGGACCGCACAACGTTCGACCGAAGATGTGCTGGCCACGCTGACCGAAGCGCGGGTGCCAGCGGGCAAGATCTATACGGCCCGCGATATCGCCGAAGATCCGCACTACCGCGCACGCGACATGATCTTGCGGCAGACCACGCGCGACGGCTATGACGTCGACGTGCCGGGCATCGTGCCCAAGCTGATGGGCACGCCGGGCTCGGTGCGTTCTTCCGCGCCGAAACTCGGTGACGACACCGAAGACATCTTGCGTGAGATTGGGCTCTCCGAAAGCCGGATTGCCGAACTGCGTGACAAAGGAGCAATCGCATGA